The following proteins come from a genomic window of Lolium rigidum isolate FL_2022 chromosome 5, APGP_CSIRO_Lrig_0.1, whole genome shotgun sequence:
- the LOC124651055 gene encoding uncharacterized protein LOC124651055 isoform X1 yields the protein MKKPLIQMLFTKPLMRIALYAVCRHECLQGTGMPPPGMLAFKSKSLTHHNFLCIEIEAPQQKARKESMQRQVLHQLRKGVFGFDHSVNPLVLLPGVRCSSSTHSDDGHFEEKKHSDDVGLLPGYYDITLHQEDIFVREHD from the exons ATGAAGAAACCTTTGATACAGATGCTCTTCACAAAGCCTCTTATGAGGATAGCATTGTATGCTGTTTGCAGGCATGAGTGTCTCCAGGGGACAGGTATGCCACCTCCGG GAATGTTAGCCTTCAAGAGTAAATCTCTGACGCACCACAATTTTCTTTGTATAGAGATAGAAGCTCCACAGCAGAAGGCAAGAAAAGAAAGTATGCAACGCCAAGTGCTACATCAGCTAAGAAAAG GAGTGTTTGGTTTTGATCACTCCGTCAACCCCCTGGTTTTGTTGCCGGGTGTTCGCTGCAGCTCTTCAACACATAGTGATGATGGtcatttcgaagaaaaaaaacataGTGATGACG TAGGACTGCTACCAGGATATTATGATATCACCCTTCACCAAGAAGACATATTTGTTCGAGAGCATGACTGA
- the LOC124651055 gene encoding uncharacterized protein LOC124651055 isoform X2, with translation MKKPLIQMLFTKPLMRIALYAVCRHECLQGTGMPPPGMLAFKSKSLTHHNFLCIEIEAPQQKARKESMQRQVLHQLRKGVFGFDHSVNPLVLLPGVRCSSSTHSDDGHFEEKKHSDDGLLPGYYDITLHQEDIFVREHD, from the exons ATGAAGAAACCTTTGATACAGATGCTCTTCACAAAGCCTCTTATGAGGATAGCATTGTATGCTGTTTGCAGGCATGAGTGTCTCCAGGGGACAGGTATGCCACCTCCGG GAATGTTAGCCTTCAAGAGTAAATCTCTGACGCACCACAATTTTCTTTGTATAGAGATAGAAGCTCCACAGCAGAAGGCAAGAAAAGAAAGTATGCAACGCCAAGTGCTACATCAGCTAAGAAAAG GAGTGTTTGGTTTTGATCACTCCGTCAACCCCCTGGTTTTGTTGCCGGGTGTTCGCTGCAGCTCTTCAACACATAGTGATGATGGtcatttcgaagaaaaaaaacataGTGATGACG GACTGCTACCAGGATATTATGATATCACCCTTCACCAAGAAGACATATTTGTTCGAGAGCATGACTGA
- the LOC124651055 gene encoding uncharacterized protein LOC124651055 isoform X3: MKKPLIQMLFTKPLMRIALYAVCRHECLQGTGMLAFKSKSLTHHNFLCIEIEAPQQKARKESMQRQVLHQLRKGVFGFDHSVNPLVLLPGVRCSSSTHSDDGHFEEKKHSDDVGLLPGYYDITLHQEDIFVREHD; this comes from the exons ATGAAGAAACCTTTGATACAGATGCTCTTCACAAAGCCTCTTATGAGGATAGCATTGTATGCTGTTTGCAGGCATGAGTGTCTCCAGGGGACAG GAATGTTAGCCTTCAAGAGTAAATCTCTGACGCACCACAATTTTCTTTGTATAGAGATAGAAGCTCCACAGCAGAAGGCAAGAAAAGAAAGTATGCAACGCCAAGTGCTACATCAGCTAAGAAAAG GAGTGTTTGGTTTTGATCACTCCGTCAACCCCCTGGTTTTGTTGCCGGGTGTTCGCTGCAGCTCTTCAACACATAGTGATGATGGtcatttcgaagaaaaaaaacataGTGATGACG TAGGACTGCTACCAGGATATTATGATATCACCCTTCACCAAGAAGACATATTTGTTCGAGAGCATGACTGA
- the LOC124651055 gene encoding uncharacterized protein LOC124651055 isoform X6, whose protein sequence is MKKPLIQMLFTKPLMRIALYAVCRHECLQGTEIEAPQQKARKESMQRQVLHQLRKGVFGFDHSVNPLVLLPGVRCSSSTHSDDGHFEEKKHSDDVGLLPGYYDITLHQEDIFVREHD, encoded by the exons ATGAAGAAACCTTTGATACAGATGCTCTTCACAAAGCCTCTTATGAGGATAGCATTGTATGCTGTTTGCAGGCATGAGTGTCTCCAGGGGACAG AGATAGAAGCTCCACAGCAGAAGGCAAGAAAAGAAAGTATGCAACGCCAAGTGCTACATCAGCTAAGAAAAG GAGTGTTTGGTTTTGATCACTCCGTCAACCCCCTGGTTTTGTTGCCGGGTGTTCGCTGCAGCTCTTCAACACATAGTGATGATGGtcatttcgaagaaaaaaaacataGTGATGACG TAGGACTGCTACCAGGATATTATGATATCACCCTTCACCAAGAAGACATATTTGTTCGAGAGCATGACTGA
- the LOC124651055 gene encoding uncharacterized protein LOC124651055 isoform X5 — translation MKKPLIQMLFTKPLMRIALYAVCRHECLQGTGMPPPEIEAPQQKARKESMQRQVLHQLRKGVFGFDHSVNPLVLLPGVRCSSSTHSDDGHFEEKKHSDDVGLLPGYYDITLHQEDIFVREHD, via the exons ATGAAGAAACCTTTGATACAGATGCTCTTCACAAAGCCTCTTATGAGGATAGCATTGTATGCTGTTTGCAGGCATGAGTGTCTCCAGGGGACAGGTATGCCACCTCCGG AGATAGAAGCTCCACAGCAGAAGGCAAGAAAAGAAAGTATGCAACGCCAAGTGCTACATCAGCTAAGAAAAG GAGTGTTTGGTTTTGATCACTCCGTCAACCCCCTGGTTTTGTTGCCGGGTGTTCGCTGCAGCTCTTCAACACATAGTGATGATGGtcatttcgaagaaaaaaaacataGTGATGACG TAGGACTGCTACCAGGATATTATGATATCACCCTTCACCAAGAAGACATATTTGTTCGAGAGCATGACTGA
- the LOC124651055 gene encoding uncharacterized protein LOC124651055 isoform X4, with translation MLFTKPLMRIALYAVCRHECLQGTGMPPPGMLAFKSKSLTHHNFLCIEIEAPQQKARKESMQRQVLHQLRKGVFGFDHSVNPLVLLPGVRCSSSTHSDDGHFEEKKHSDDVGLLPGYYDITLHQEDIFVREHD, from the exons ATGCTCTTCACAAAGCCTCTTATGAGGATAGCATTGTATGCTGTTTGCAGGCATGAGTGTCTCCAGGGGACAGGTATGCCACCTCCGG GAATGTTAGCCTTCAAGAGTAAATCTCTGACGCACCACAATTTTCTTTGTATAGAGATAGAAGCTCCACAGCAGAAGGCAAGAAAAGAAAGTATGCAACGCCAAGTGCTACATCAGCTAAGAAAAG GAGTGTTTGGTTTTGATCACTCCGTCAACCCCCTGGTTTTGTTGCCGGGTGTTCGCTGCAGCTCTTCAACACATAGTGATGATGGtcatttcgaagaaaaaaaacataGTGATGACG TAGGACTGCTACCAGGATATTATGATATCACCCTTCACCAAGAAGACATATTTGTTCGAGAGCATGACTGA